A single window of Euwallacea similis isolate ESF13 chromosome 32, ESF131.1, whole genome shotgun sequence DNA harbors:
- the LOC136418082 gene encoding uncharacterized protein, with the protein MDNLIIRLRQRPLRKKKTIEGIHKNVVVKYLDEPLKEVHIVVVKDLKVLHIDYYDGDEPKYIQFKNIQNYRRYNKTVELILKNNSGAVVFHFKDEEEQDRFRVDINALSSSSESEI; encoded by the exons ATGGACAATTTGATTATTCGTCTCAG gCAACGTCCATTgcgaaagaaaaaaactatagAGGGTATACACAAAAATGTTGTTGTGAAATATTTAGATGAGCCATTGAAAGAAGTACACATAGTAGTAGTTAAAGATTTGAAGGTTTTACACATCGATTATTATGATGGTGACGAACCGAAATACATTCAGttcaaaaatatccaaaactaTAGACGCTACAATAAaacggtggaactcatattgaaaaataacagCGGTGCAGTAGTGTTCCATTTCAAGGATGAGGAAGAACAGGATCGATTCAGAGTAGATATTAATGCCCTAAG cAGCAGCAGTGAATCAGAGATCTGA
- the LOC136417997 gene encoding brachyurin, producing the protein MDKFTGCSIFLLTIHLVFAGVSQEWIDKIVKNAKPGHMELDPRYGNIFDTAFFQNYNDSGLRIGGGGWESEPNSRPYQVGIYVTTSTGSSFCGGTLISSKTILTAAHCLYLSNGNPIVIYIGAHNMPPSKEEDIEAVLGHLFTLHPDWNPSTLQNDIGLIHLFETIQETETVKFIPLASDPSINYSGEEGLVIGWGLPGDDHTSASPVLRETTNRIISNLACRLAYMGHVVATNICMSGEEKKSTCRGDSGGPLIVDGVQVGITSFGTSAGCEVGWPPAFTRVSSYIEWINENKD; encoded by the exons ATGGACAAATTTACGGggtgttcaatttttcttttaactatACATTTGGTTTTCGCTGGTGTTTCTCAGGAATGGATAgacaaaattgtcaaaaacgCTAAACCTGGCCACATGGAACTAGACCCGAGATACGGGAACATTTTCGATACGGCCTTTTTCCAGAATTACAACGATTCCGGATTGCGCATTGGTGGAGGTGGATGGGAGTCTGAACCCAATTCCAGACCTTACCAG gtaGGAATTTATGTAACAACCTCAACCGGCTCTAGTTTCTGCGGAGGCACACTCATAAGCTCCAAAACCATCTTGACCGCTGCTCACTGCCTCTACCT ATCTAATGGAAACCCTATTGTCATATACATTGGAGCTCATAATATGCCTCCAAGCAAAGAAGAAGACATCGAAGCGGTCTTAGGGCACCTTTTCACCTTGCATCCTGATTGGAACCCTTCCACCCTACAAAACGACATTGGTCTGATACATTTGTTTGAAACTATTCAAGAGActg AAACTGTCAAATTCATCCCCCTGGCATCGGATCCTTCCATTAATTATTCAGGAGAAGAGGGTTTGGTCATAGGTTGGGGTCTTCCAGGAGATGACCATACTTCAGCTTCTCCAGTACTAAGAGAAACAACTAATAGAATAATCAGCAATTTGGCCTGTAGATTGGCTTACATGGGGCACGTCGTTGCGACGAACATATGCATGTCTGGGGAGGAGAAGAAGAGCACTTGCAGGGGGGATTCTGGTGGGCCCTTGATTGTAGATGGAGTGCAG GTAGGGATAACGTCGTTTGGAACTTCAGCCGGGTGCGAAGTGGGGTGGCCACCCGCTTTTACCAGAGTGTCATCTTACATTGAGTGGATTAATGAAAATAAGGATTAA